Part of the Streptococcus ilei genome is shown below.
TGACCGTTTGTGCGGGAGGTCGTTACGATGGCTTAGTAGAATATTTTGGTGGACCTGCAACTCCAGGATTTGGTTTCGGGATGGGACTTGAACGTCTGTTGTTGATTCTTGATAAACAAGGAGTTGAACTTCCTGTAGAGGCATCGTTAGATGTCTATGTAGCTGTCCTGGGTTCAGAAGCAGAAGTGGCCAGCTTGGAATTGGTTCAGGCTCTTCGTCGTCAAGGCTTTATCGCAGAACGTGATTACCTAGGACGTAAGTTGAAGGCTCAGTTCAAGTCAGCTGACGTCTTTGGGGCAAAAACTATCATTGCCTTAGGTGGTAGCGAGGTTGAAAGTGGCCAAATCACCGTCAAAAATAACCAGACTCGTCAGGAAGTGACCACTTCCATCGAAGAAGTAAAAAACGATTTTCAGACTATCTTGAATCAACTTTAAAAAGAAAAGACGGATGCCGAGAAGGTATCGGTCTCAGATTGAAGAAAAAGAATTCCTAGAATCTTTCCTTAGATTCAAAACTCCTGAATGCTTGAAACGCCACTGTTTCAAGCATTTTTCTCACGGCGGAAAGTTTCAGAGATTCTTAGATGACTCAAAGTAATAGGAGTCATTTTTTTGAACAATTATCTAGCTATTTTAAGTGAAAAATAGTCTGTCTTTTTGTGTGTCATCTATTTTCTCTTTGTGGAGAAAGCTGACAGCCGGGTCCATTTTTGATATACTAGTAGGGCATGCATGTGCCCTTTAGCACTTGCAATTCTAGTAAAGGAAAAAACAAGGTATGAGTGAAAAAGAAAAAGAATCGCATAAACTTGGCTTAAGTGTCGGGTCCAATTTTCAAGATACTCAAGAGCTACGAAAGGTATTGGAGCAATCGATTAGCCGGGAAGAAGAAGTTTTGACTGCTAGTCAACCGGTGGAATCAGATCAGAACCAGGAAGAGAGCCAGGTTAATGGAGAAGGGGTCGAAACAGAAGCTTCGACCGAAACTCTAAGTCGTTTATCACGATCTGGTCATAGTCGTAAAGAGAAGCTTGAAGCGAGGTCAAGAGACCAAGAGGATGTAGAAGAGTCGTTAGAAAACCAAGAAGATGAAAAGCCCTTGGGGCGCTATGCCATTAAGCGACCAGTTCCCTTGTCACTACCAATTGCTTTAAGTGTCCTACTTGGGATGGTCCATGTAGCTCTTCCTTTTATCAACTTAGTTGCGACTAACCAACAAACCCAGGACTTATATGCCGGTTGGGCGATTTCTCAAGGTCAAGTTCCTTATGGTCATTTCTTTGGGGTCAATGGTTTGCTCTACTATGGGCTCAGTGGTTTAGGAAGTTTGGTAGGAGGTCAAGTTCTCTTGGTGGCCTTCCAGATTTTAGCCTACTTTTTTGCTGGGACGAGCCTGTATCGGATGGTCAGAAGCTTGGTTGCAAGTGAAAAAATTGCAGGACAAGTTCAGCTACTCTTCTACCTTCTTGCTGGAGTGCTTGGCTTTGGTGGGAACTATGCTGTCTTTTATGCCCTTCCCTTCTTGTTTGGCTCTATGAATTTCATCCTTGCTTATCTAGAAGGTGAGAAAACGGACGAATCCTTTGTCGCCTATGGTGCAGGAGCCTGTTTGGCCTTTATGATTGTGCCATGGCTGAGTGTGATTTTTTATCTGCTTGCTTTTCTCGGATTGACAGCCTATCATGTGAAGCAAAAGAAATTAGCCCACGGCTTCTATCAATTCCTTGCTGCCCTCTTGGGATTCTCTCTTGTTTTCTATCCCTTGGGCTACATTACTGTGTGGAACGGCTCATTTGGGTATGCGATCCATCAGACCTTGTATAGTCTCCGCTCCCTCCAGTTTGATGCCGGGCATCTATTTGCCAACCTAGTTTATTACTGTTTATTGCTGTTGACGCTTGGTTTCGCTTCAGCTTTCGTCATGTCCTTCCGAAAAGTGTCGACAAGTGGTCAACGTGTGATTCGGTTTATGAGTTGGTTCGGTCTTCTGCTAGTTGTTGCAGTTGTGGTTGGGACACCAGAGCAAGGGGCCTATCAGTTCCTTAGCCTGTTACCTTTTGGTCTCCCCTTGTTAGCCCTTTGGTTTGCCGGGGATGAGTCTACTTACCAGCGCCGGAAGATGAAGAATAATTCTATCTGGGACCTTTATTTCTCCAGTCAAGCCTTCCTACCGATTTTGGCAATGGCTTATTTAGTGGGCTATCCAGTTGTGAATCAATTGGTTCTCCAAAGCAATCTAGCTAGTGACCGAAGTGCAATCGCTCAGTATATCAAGAGTCATAGCGATTCTAAAGATACGATCTATGCTTGGGATCAGACGGCTCATCTCTATCAAGAAAGTGGCCGTTTAGCAGCTTCAGCCCTCCTAACCCCAACTGCCTATATGGGGCCGAAGGAAAATCGAACCAATCTAATCAATCAGATTAAGCAAGCTAAGCCGAAGTTTATTGTGGTCAATAAAGACCTAGATGTAACGTCTGCTCTGCAAAAAGTTCTAACCAAAAATTACGAAAAAGTGAACCAGAAGGGTTCGCAGTACACCTTGTACCGATATAAATAGACTATCAATATCTTGTGGTTTTGAAATGAAATAACATTTTTTGCCACAAGATATTGATTTTTTATTTTTGAGTGATATAATATGGGGTGAATTCTATTTGTATTAAAAAGAAAGTGGGCGAGAGTATGATAACGTTACGAGAAGAGCATATCCAAAGTCTCCCCCAACTCTTTGTGGAAAAGAGAGATGGGCGGAAGGTCAAGTTTGATGTCGATAAAATTTACCGTGCTTTGGTCAAGGCGACAGAAGAAGTGACAGGCCTCACTCCGGCCCTGGAAGCGAAATTAGAAACCGTAACAGACCGGATCGTGGCTGAAGTTTTGGAACGCTTCCCTCGTGGCGTGAAAATTTACGAGATTCAAAATGTCGTCGAGCACGAGTTATTACAAGCCAATGAGTATGCGATTGCTGAGAGCTATATTACTTATCGGACCCAGCGGGATTTTGAGCGCTCAAAAGCGACGGATATCAATTTTACCATCGGCAAACTCCTCAACAAGGACCAAGCAGTGGTGAATGAAAACGCCAATAAGGACAGCGATGTTTTCAACACCCAGCGTGATCTGACTGCGGGGATTGTCGGAAAATCTATTGGTCTCAAAATGTTACCCAAGCACGTGGCCAATGCCCACCAAAAAGGGGATATCCACTACCATGATTTGGATTATAGCCCTTATACTCCAATGACTAACTGTTGCTTGATCGATTTTGAAGGTATGCTGAGAAACGGCTTTAAGATTGGGAATGCAGAAGTAGAAAGTCCTAAATCCATCCAAACTGCAACAGCTCAAATCTCGCAAATTATTGCCAATGTGGCCTCTAGTCAGTATGGGGGTTGCTCGGCAGACCGGATCGATGAAGTTTTGGCCCCTTATGCAGAAAAGAATTATAAGAAGCACTTGAAGGATGCTGAGGAGTGGGTTCTCCCTGAAAAACGCGAGGACTATGCTTGGCAAAAAACGAAAAAAGATATCTATGATGCCATGCAATCGCTGGAATACGAGATCAATACCCTCTTTACCTCCAATGGGCAAACTCCCTTCACCTCGCTAGGCTTCGGTCTCGGAACCAATCGTTTCGAACGGGAAATTCAAAAGGCCATTCTGGAAATACGAATTAAGGGACTCGGTTCAGAACACCGGACCGCTATTTTTCCGAAGTTGATTTTCACCTTGAAGAGAGGCCTCAACTTAGAGCCGGGGAGTCCCAATTATGACATCAAACAGTTGGCCTTGGAATGTGCCACTAAGCGCATGTATCCGGATGTTTTGTCTTACGACAAGATTGTCGAATTGACGGGCTCCTTCAAGGTACCCATGGGCTGTCGTTCTTTCCTCCAAGGGTGGAAGGATGAAAATGGTGTCGAAGTCAATTCTGGTCGGATGAATCTGGGAGTTGTGACGGTTAATTTGCCCCGGATTGCCTTGGAATCTGGCGGAGACAAGGAAAAGTTCTGGGAAATCTTTAATGAGCGGATGAACATCGCGGAAGATGCTTTGGTCTATCGGGTAGAGCGGACCAAGGAAGCAACCCCAGCTAATGCACCGATTCTTTATCAATATGGCGCTTTTGGGAAACGCTTGGGCAAATACGACCAGGTAGACCAACTTTTCCGCAACCGTAGAGCGACGATTTCACTCGGCTATATTGGATTGTATGAAGTGGCGACGGTCTTTTATGGGCCTAATTGGGAAGAAAATCCAGAAGCCAAACAATTTACAATCGAGATTATTAAGGATATGAAGAAACGGGTCGAAGAATGGTCCGATCAGTATGACTACCACTTCTCCATCTATTCGACACCGTCAGAAAGCTTGACAGACCGCTTCTGTCGCTTGGACACGGAGAAATTTGGTAAGGTTCCGGATATCACAGACAAGGAATATTACACCAATAGTTTCCACTACGATGTCCGCAAGAACCCAACCCCGTTTGAGAAATTGGACTTTGAAAAAGTCTATCCAGAAGCTGGAGCGACGGGTGGCTTTATCCACTATTGTGAGTACCCAGTTCTCCAACAAAATCCAAAAGCCCTTGAAGCGGTTTGGGATTATGCCTATGACAGGGTCGGTTATCTCGGAACCAATACGCCAATCGACCGTTGCTACAAGTGTGATTTCGAAGGGGACTTCGCGCCAACCGAACGTGGTTTTACTTGCCCAAACTGTGGCAATAGTGACCCCAAGACAGTGGATGTCGTCAAACGGACCTGTGGCTATCTAGGAAATCCTCAAGCTCGCCCCATGGTCAATGGCCGCCATAAGGAAATCGCTGCGCGGGTTAAACACATGAACGGGTCTACTATCAAATCAGCTGGACACCAAGTGAAAGATTAGAAAAGGAAGATTATGGGAAAATACCAATTAGACGATAAGGGCAAGGCTCAGGTACAACGATTCCACGAAAAACATTCGACAGGCGGAATCAATAAAAAAGACCGGGTAGCCAGCCTGAGAGAGCAATTTTTAAAGAAAGCTAAGAAAAAATAAAAGTGAGAGTTCGCTCTCGCTTTTCTCGTATGGGGAGGTAAAGATGGAATTACGCAGACCAACTCTAGCAGATAAGGAAACTGTATTAGACATGATGGCAGAATTTGAAGCGACTCAATCTGCCCACGACGGTGGATTTTGGAATGCTGAAGCTTTTGTTTATGAAGACTGGTTGGAGACAAATATGCAAAAAGAAATGGGAATAAATTTGCCTGAAAATCGTGTTCCATCAATTCAGTTCGTATTGTTTGATAAATCAGGCCATGCTTTAGGTTTTTTGAATCTACGGCTGAGACTGAATGAGGGGTTGCTGAATTATGCTGGCCATATTGGCTATTCCATTCGTCCCTCTGAACAGGGCAAGGGCTATGCCAAGGAAGCTCTCCGTCAAGGTCTTCAAGTAGCTAAGGAGAAGAACATCCATCGTGCTCTGGTGACCTGCAGTATGGACAATCCGGCTAGTCGAGCTGTTATCTTAGCTAACGGTGGCCAGTTGGAGGATGTTCGAAATGGAACGGAGCGTTATTGGATAGAGGTGGAGTAGAAGGATGACATGGAATACACCAAAACCAGGCGAATGGAAAAGCGAGGAACTGAGTCAAGGGCGCATCATCGACTACAAGGCTTTTAATTTTGTCGATGGCGAAGGCGTGCGCAACTCCCTTTATGTGGCAGGATGCATGTTTCACTGCGAGGGCTGTTACAATGTAGCCACCTGGTCTTTCAATGCAGGAATTCCCTACACCAAAGAGTTGGAAGAGCAGATCATGGAGGATTTGGCCCAACCCTATGTTCAGGGCTTGACCCTGCTTGGGGGTGAACCTTTTCTCAACACTGGCATCCTGCTACCCTTGGTCAAGCGGGTGAAAAGAGAACTCCCTGACAAAGATATCTGGTCTTGGACCGGCTACACCTGGGAAGAAATGATGCTGGAGACACCCGACAAACTGGAACTGTTATCATTGATTGATATCTTGGTGGATGGTCGCTATGATAAGAGCAAACGCAACCTGATGTTGCAGTTTCGTGGCTCTTCCAACCAGCGGATCATCGATGTCCAACAGTCCCTCAAAGAAGGAAAAGTCGTCATCTGGGACAAGCTCAATGATGGCAAGGAATCCTATGAACAAGTGAAAAGAGAGTAGCGAGAGTCGGGAGGCAGATAAATCGATGAAGAGAGGTTTTCGTTGTTTTTCAGTTTGCAAGAAGGGAGCTCTTTTTCAGACAATTTCATTCTCACTGATAAAATTCAGAAGAATTCATGGTATAATGGAATAGATTGTACAAAAGCTAGAACAGTCTAGCCCGTACAGTGAAGGAACAGAATGAGGAAATTTACATGACATTAGTTTATCAATCAACGCGTGATGCGAAAAATACTGTTACAGCCAGCCAGGCGATTTTGCAAGGTTTGGCTACTGATGGTGGCTTGTTCACTCCAGTGAGCTATCCAAAGGTGGACTTGGACTTTGGCATATTAAAAGACGCTTCTTACCAAGAAGTTGCGAAA
Proteins encoded:
- a CDS encoding heme transporter CcmD; this encodes MSEKEKESHKLGLSVGSNFQDTQELRKVLEQSISREEEVLTASQPVESDQNQEESQVNGEGVETEASTETLSRLSRSGHSRKEKLEARSRDQEDVEESLENQEDEKPLGRYAIKRPVPLSLPIALSVLLGMVHVALPFINLVATNQQTQDLYAGWAISQGQVPYGHFFGVNGLLYYGLSGLGSLVGGQVLLVAFQILAYFFAGTSLYRMVRSLVASEKIAGQVQLLFYLLAGVLGFGGNYAVFYALPFLFGSMNFILAYLEGEKTDESFVAYGAGACLAFMIVPWLSVIFYLLAFLGLTAYHVKQKKLAHGFYQFLAALLGFSLVFYPLGYITVWNGSFGYAIHQTLYSLRSLQFDAGHLFANLVYYCLLLLTLGFASAFVMSFRKVSTSGQRVIRFMSWFGLLLVVAVVVGTPEQGAYQFLSLLPFGLPLLALWFAGDESTYQRRKMKNNSIWDLYFSSQAFLPILAMAYLVGYPVVNQLVLQSNLASDRSAIAQYIKSHSDSKDTIYAWDQTAHLYQESGRLAASALLTPTAYMGPKENRTNLINQIKQAKPKFIVVNKDLDVTSALQKVLTKNYEKVNQKGSQYTLYRYK
- the nrdD gene encoding anaerobic ribonucleoside-triphosphate reductase is translated as MITLREEHIQSLPQLFVEKRDGRKVKFDVDKIYRALVKATEEVTGLTPALEAKLETVTDRIVAEVLERFPRGVKIYEIQNVVEHELLQANEYAIAESYITYRTQRDFERSKATDINFTIGKLLNKDQAVVNENANKDSDVFNTQRDLTAGIVGKSIGLKMLPKHVANAHQKGDIHYHDLDYSPYTPMTNCCLIDFEGMLRNGFKIGNAEVESPKSIQTATAQISQIIANVASSQYGGCSADRIDEVLAPYAEKNYKKHLKDAEEWVLPEKREDYAWQKTKKDIYDAMQSLEYEINTLFTSNGQTPFTSLGFGLGTNRFEREIQKAILEIRIKGLGSEHRTAIFPKLIFTLKRGLNLEPGSPNYDIKQLALECATKRMYPDVLSYDKIVELTGSFKVPMGCRSFLQGWKDENGVEVNSGRMNLGVVTVNLPRIALESGGDKEKFWEIFNERMNIAEDALVYRVERTKEATPANAPILYQYGAFGKRLGKYDQVDQLFRNRRATISLGYIGLYEVATVFYGPNWEENPEAKQFTIEIIKDMKKRVEEWSDQYDYHFSIYSTPSESLTDRFCRLDTEKFGKVPDITDKEYYTNSFHYDVRKNPTPFEKLDFEKVYPEAGATGGFIHYCEYPVLQQNPKALEAVWDYAYDRVGYLGTNTPIDRCYKCDFEGDFAPTERGFTCPNCGNSDPKTVDVVKRTCGYLGNPQARPMVNGRHKEIAARVKHMNGSTIKSAGHQVKD
- a CDS encoding GNAT family N-acetyltransferase — protein: MELRRPTLADKETVLDMMAEFEATQSAHDGGFWNAEAFVYEDWLETNMQKEMGINLPENRVPSIQFVLFDKSGHALGFLNLRLRLNEGLLNYAGHIGYSIRPSEQGKGYAKEALRQGLQVAKEKNIHRALVTCSMDNPASRAVILANGGQLEDVRNGTERYWIEVE
- the nrdG gene encoding anaerobic ribonucleoside-triphosphate reductase activating protein, producing the protein MTWNTPKPGEWKSEELSQGRIIDYKAFNFVDGEGVRNSLYVAGCMFHCEGCYNVATWSFNAGIPYTKELEEQIMEDLAQPYVQGLTLLGGEPFLNTGILLPLVKRVKRELPDKDIWSWTGYTWEEMMLETPDKLELLSLIDILVDGRYDKSKRNLMLQFRGSSNQRIIDVQQSLKEGKVVIWDKLNDGKESYEQVKRE